The Oncorhynchus gorbuscha isolate QuinsamMale2020 ecotype Even-year unplaced genomic scaffold, OgorEven_v1.0 Un_scaffold_1065, whole genome shotgun sequence genome includes a window with the following:
- the LOC124021154 gene encoding transmembrane protein 192-like, which translates to MESEGMSHRAVSSSVDVSQSVEEDPLVDGPLISHDALQSAIRREFTTLPTHCPAVLLLLLQVVYVSLSVCVAIVCVLEVGGGRSVSVCWHHHSRVRSRGYLCFYRDNRTLKHLPFLIHSAGNTAVLVVMSAGLPEVDHLPVYLLLGILGLELLVSLPCLIIYTVRVVRFNRDRAGPDISQEEPSTSYNTTETGFREGSSLEEVVEKQADLIDYLKQHNTLLSKRLLNMTVQH; encoded by the exons gtcaGTTCATCAGTAGATGTGTCTCAGAGTGTTGAGGAGGACCCTTTAGTGGACGGACCGCTGATCTCCCATGATGCCCTGCAGTCTGCTATCAGGAGAGAATTCACGActctccccacacactgtcctgctgtcctgctgttgctgctgcag gtggtgtatgtgtctctgagtgtgtgtgttgccatagtgtgtgtgttggaggttGGCGGGGGGAGGAGTGTGTCCGTGTGTTGG catcaCCACAGCCGAGTGAGGAGCAGAGGATACCTGTGTTTCTACAGAGACAACCGCACCCTGAAACACCTGCCCTTCCTCATCCACTCTGCAG ggaacaCGGCGGTGTTGGTGGTCATGTCAGCTGGTCTGCCAGAGGTGGATCATCTTCCTGTTTATCTGCTGCTAGGGATTCTGGGACTGGAGCTCCTGGTCTCTCTGCCTTGTCTGATCATCTACACAG tcagggtGGTGAGGTTCAACAGAGACAGAGCTGGTCCAGATATCAGTCAGGAGGAACCATCTACCTCCTACAACACTACTGAgactggcttcag AGAGGGCTCCAGtctggaggaggtagtggagaaacAAGCTGATCTCATCGACTACCTGAAGCAACACAACACCTTACTGAGCAAGAGACTGCTCAACATGACTGTTCAGCACtga